In Deferribacteraceae bacterium V6Fe1, one genomic interval encodes:
- a CDS encoding amidophosphoribosyltransferase codes for MIFDKFREECGVAGVYGDDEAANLVYLCLYALQHRGQEGAGIAALDGNQIHAEKGLGLVSDIFTQERLSRLNGSVAIGHNRYSTSGANLLKNTQPIVAEINKGQVALAHNGNIVNAHKIRERLVQNGAIFTSTSDSEIIIHLIAKSEKDNLEDAIIDSLSELKGAYSIIFMTENHMIGIRDPLGIRPLILGKKRTGYVLVSETCALDLIEAEFIREIEPGEMIIIGEEGIKSVKPFDKAVPKPCIFEFIYFARPDSLIFNNYVYDIRKKMGAKLAEENPVDADIVIPVPDSGIVATLGYSEKSGIPFELGLIRNHYVGRTFIEPSQSIRHFGVKIKLNPVKSVINGKRIVVVDDSIVRGTTSRKIVKMLREAGAKEVHFRVSSPPTMFPCFYGIDTPTRKELIASTHDLEEIRKYITADSLGYLSLQGMCQCVGEMNYCDACFSGDYPTMYIDEDEFNPKVN; via the coding sequence ATGATTTTTGACAAATTTAGAGAAGAGTGCGGCGTTGCCGGCGTTTACGGGGATGACGAGGCTGCAAACTTAGTATATTTGTGCCTTTATGCTTTACAACACAGAGGGCAGGAGGGAGCAGGGATAGCTGCTCTTGATGGCAATCAAATTCATGCTGAAAAAGGGCTTGGGCTTGTAAGTGATATATTTACACAGGAACGACTTAGTCGCCTTAATGGTAGTGTTGCAATCGGTCACAATAGATATTCGACATCCGGTGCAAATCTGCTGAAAAATACTCAACCGATAGTTGCTGAAATAAACAAAGGGCAGGTTGCCCTTGCTCATAACGGAAATATCGTAAATGCACACAAAATTAGAGAAAGACTTGTCCAAAACGGTGCCATTTTTACTTCGACTTCCGATAGTGAGATAATCATTCACCTTATTGCAAAAAGTGAAAAAGATAACCTTGAAGATGCCATTATTGATTCTTTGTCGGAACTAAAAGGGGCATATTCCATCATCTTTATGACGGAAAATCATATGATTGGGATAAGAGATCCCCTTGGGATAAGGCCTCTTATTTTGGGCAAAAAAAGGACAGGTTACGTTTTGGTCAGTGAGACATGTGCGCTTGATTTGATTGAAGCTGAGTTTATAAGGGAAATTGAGCCTGGAGAAATGATAATTATTGGTGAAGAAGGGATAAAAAGCGTGAAACCGTTTGATAAGGCGGTACCAAAACCGTGTATATTTGAGTTTATATATTTTGCAAGGCCTGATTCACTCATCTTTAACAATTATGTTTACGATATAAGGAAAAAGATGGGTGCAAAGCTTGCTGAAGAAAATCCTGTTGATGCTGATATAGTCATCCCTGTTCCAGATTCCGGGATTGTCGCTACCCTTGGGTATTCTGAAAAAAGTGGAATCCCTTTTGAACTCGGATTGATAAGAAATCACTATGTTGGTAGAACATTTATCGAACCATCACAGTCAATTAGGCACTTTGGAGTAAAAATTAAGTTAAATCCGGTAAAATCGGTTATAAATGGAAAACGTATTGTGGTTGTGGATGATTCTATTGTAAGGGGAACAACAAGCAGAAAAATAGTAAAAATGCTGAGGGAAGCTGGCGCAAAAGAGGTACATTTCAGAGTGTCGTCACCACCCACAATGTTTCCATGCTTTTATGGTATCGATACCCCTACAAGAAAAGAGCTTATCGCTTCAACGCATGATTTGGAAGAGATTAGGAAGTATATCACTGCTGACAGTCTTGGTTATTTGAGCTTGCAAGGGATGTGTCAATG